The sequence below is a genomic window from Monodelphis domestica isolate mMonDom1 chromosome 2, mMonDom1.pri, whole genome shotgun sequence.
AATACAAATAGCTGGCATTCCTATGGGTTGTCTCCAAAGTCTTAATgtggttttaagctttaatagatTAAAGGTCATGCAGCTAACAAATGACAGATAAAGAACTCAATCAATCAGTAACCATTTTATCAGTAACCATTAGgtacttactatattccagggGCAGATacagtggtacagtggatagagtgctgacccTGTAGTTGGGAGGGCCTGAATTcagtctggtctcagatacttcctagctgtgtgactctgggcaagtcacttaaccctgtttgcctcagtttcttatcagtaaaatgatctggaaaaggaaattacaaacccaCCCTAGtacttctgccaagaaaaccccaaatggggttatgaagagtcagacacaactgaacatcatcttcatcattatgTGTCAGgtcctgtgctaggcactggggttaCCAAGGCCAAAGTGAAATAGTTCTCCCCTTGACTTGTTGATCACTGTGGATAGCTCAGAGGAGGAGGAATCTTGGATCAGGATCCCTTTTGGTGTTTATTGGTTCAGTCACTTGGTAATGCGATGTGTAAAACTGCTCTTCTACAACTTTAGTGAGTAGTGGATCCTATAGCAGAATTTTCAGCTTGAAGATAGAAAAGGATGGCTGGGGACAGTCACAGCATCTCTGACGGGAGGGACCTCAACCCTACATAGTCTTTCTTCTTTCAGTTTCCTCTATAGTATCCCCAACAAGTGAACATCCATACCATGTTTGCAGACCTCCCAGGAGCCCACCACCTCTAGAGGCAGACAATCCATTCCTCTCAGAGATAGCACTTATGtttaggaagttcttccttaATCCACCTCTTTTGCAACATCACAAAATTTTCCCATTGTTTCTCCTTTCTAAAGCCAAATTAAAGAACAAAATCCAATCTCTCTTCCATGTGACAACCCTTTAGATGCTTGAGGACAGCTATTTCCTGCTCCTCCATCCCAAGACTCCTCTTTTCCAGTCTAAACAATATCCCTGATCCCTTCAGCTGGGCCTCTCATCACATAGACTTGAAGCCTATCACTTTCCTGTGCTGGGCAATCTCCAGCATGCACACTTGACTTAGTTTCAGGAAAACCCacatgctctcctccccctcagcTCACTGACTCTGTGGCCTTGGGTATGCCTTATTGCTGCTGGgaacttaatttttttgtgtgtgaagtAACAGCAATTATCTGCCTACCTGATGACAATAGAGGTCAGTGTGAGGGCCCAGAGAAATGGGATCATGTGACACTTTGTAGATCCCCTGTGACTGCATCAATGTCAGCCTCATGGTTGCTTTTCACAATGGAAAAGTTTATTTTAAGCCtttgtctttccaggttttgggGATCACATTCATTGGAGAACAttagaagatggaaagaaagaagcagCTGCCAGGTAGGTGGGATCACTCCAGGTGATCTTGTTGGAAAACTCAGGACCCACCCTCCAGAAGGGCTGGGGAAGGTGTGCTACCATGGAAAAGATTCTGGCTTTAGATTCTGTGTCTTTACTGCCTGCATGACCTTGAGAGAatcacttccctgggcctcagtttcctgatctataagaTGAAGAGGTTGTGTACTAGGTAACCTCTGGGGGACCTTACCAGCTCCAAGTTGGTGATCCTTCTTGACTCAGATTTCAGGAAGGGGTATAAGGCTCTACTGGAAAGCAGGAGATGGAGCTGAATGATTgcccaagccttttttttttaaacccttatcttttgtcttagaattaaaaatgtgtattgattctagggcagaagagtggtaaattaCCCAAGAATTTTAAACTGAATTGGATTGGTTAGCATGGGGTAATGTTCTGAGTATGATAAATTAATTTGGTAGGTTAGCAGTGACCAATAAATTGGGTCAATGGCCTTTCTCAATGACCAAAGACCCCAGGTAGGGCTCAGCAGCCTTAATATAGTTTGAGGGAGTAAGTAGTTGGGTAGGTAGAGAAGACAATACTATTGATTACAGGGTAGACAGCTGGGATTGTGGGGagaatgtgattttttaaaaaggctagcACACCCCTGGAACTAATGACCATCCCTTTCTGACAATTAAGGACTGTGAATTGTTTTATGGAACCCATCAGCATCTTGCTGACCATCTTAGTGGATCCAAGTGAGTTTGTTAGGGAGGTAAAACCTTCCTTAATTGTACAAAGACAGGCAGGGATGGTTTCAAATGCTGGCTTTGCTCCTTTGAAGTtctgggagcctcagtttccccacctgtaaaagaAGGGTTCAGACTGGCAGAAGTCTGGGGACTCTCTCAGCATTTAGTCCTCTGACCAGttttctggggggagggggatcaTTATTCCACATTTTTCTGGAGCAGAAGCCAAAGTTTTGGAGAAAGTGGGGTCTAGATAACTCAGCCCCCGCCCCATGGCCGGAATTAGTGGTTTGGGGTACAGTTATCCAGACTGGAGCGAGAGGAGAGTGGATTTTTGGACACTGTGGCCCCTTGGAGCTACTCCTTCCAGTGCTCTCCTGAACCCTTTCCCCTGCGTGAGACACGTGAGACACTTCCTTGGCCCCGCGCCCTCAGTTACCATAGCAACCCGGCCGGTTTCCGGCCCACCCCTTCCCCTGCTTCGATGTTGTGCACTGATTGGCTGGGTTAACTGCGTACCGATTGGCCGAGAATGTCGAGCGGAAGCTCGGATAGCGCTTCCGGAGGCTCGCGTTGGCTGCCCCGGCAGTGGTCTTGCGGATAATCATGCCGCTGGTGGTTTTGTGTGGGCTGCCGGACAGCGGCCGGAGCCGGCGCGCAGATGAACTCCGTACGGCGCTGGAGGCCGAGGGTCGCCCAGTAACGGTCGTTCGTGATGCCGACGTGCTGGGGCCCGATGGACCGGCAGCACTGCTAGAGGCCTACACAGACCCGAGCCGCGAGAAGGCGCTGCGTGCGGCCCTCAAGGCGTCGGTGGAACGCGGGCTGGGTCCCCGCTCCGTTGTCCTCCTCGACTCACTCAACTACATCAAGGGCTTCCGCTACGAGCTCTACTGCCTGGCCCGGGCGGCGCGCACCCCGCTTTGCCTACTGTACACCCTGAGGCCGCAGCCACGAGCACTGGGCTCGGGGGACAGCAGCCCAGCTCAGGCCAGGTCACCGACCCTCAGCTGGAGGCCCGGGGCAGCGGCCCTGGATTCCCTGGAGGAGTCATTGGATCAGGGCCCGGAGCCTCAGACCAAAGGAGTCGAGGCAACCCAGAGGCGGAAGGCACTTGGACCAGAAGAGAGGCTAGGACATGGGGTTGTGGGGGATGGAACTGCTGATGTTTGGGAGTTGGAGCAGATCGGGGGGCCGGGAACCCCGGAACCTGGGAGCCAGGAGGCGGCACCGGACCCCTGCTTTCCTCCGGAGCTCCTGGATGCCCTGGCCCAGCGGTTTGAAGCCCCAGACTCCAGGAATCGCTGGGACCGGCCCCTATTCACGGTGGTGGGCCTTGAGGATCCCCTGCCCTTGGCCCAGATCAGGGCAGCCCTCTTTGAGAGCCAGGTACCCGCACCCCATCAAGCCACCCAGTCCCAGCCTCTGTCATCCACCAATTTCCTACACCAGTTGGACCAAGTCACAAGTCAAGTTTTGGCAGCCCTGATAGAGGCTCAGAAAACTGCTGTTCCTGGGGACTGGTTGACTATGCCAGGGACCACAGAGAGGCTGCTGTTCACTCGACCCCTTTCCATGGCTGAACTGAGCCGCCTCAGGCGCCAGTTCATCTCCTACACCAAAATGCATCCTAACAAGGAGAACCTGCCCCAGCTGGCCAACATGTTCTTGCAGTACCTGGGGCAGAGCCTCcactgaagggagggaaggagctggaAAGCCTgaagctgccccccccccttctccacCCCATCAGATGGTATAACAACCTCATGATTTGATGACAATCTTAATTAACTTCAGATTGTGGGCTGTGAAGATGGGAAAGTGACCTGAAGGCTGATTGAATGTGACTCCTCCAGAGAAGAGGGCTTTAGGTGGACAAGGAGGGGGGTGAGGAGTGGGTTTAGCTTGTGTTCTTTTTTGGAAGTAGCAGATTTTTGCCCTTCTCAACCTTGGAGGCAGCCAGGGAAGAGAATCTATAAAGAGCTGACAGAATTCTGCTTGTGAGTCATGCAACAataaagggtttatttaaaaaaaaaataggagtcaCTCATTACTAGTACCAGGTTCAAAGGGAGCTAGAGGCCCCtaaattcaaaaagaaatgttTCTCTGGATTGCTGTGTTCTATGGTTGGTGATGGTTTGGTTTATATTGTATGATTGGCCTTGAAATAAGAGAGATGATAGCCTGAAAGAGTCCTGGACATCTGTACTCACTGTGACCTTGTAAAATATTGGTGACCCTTGAAGCCGGCATTTTTATAGCCCTGAGCAGGTGGTGTAGTGAAAAGGACATGACAGTGAGTGACTGGGTCCCACTGTTGTCACTCAAATCTGGGTGGTCTTGGATTAGTCACTCACTTTTTCTGGTGCTTAAACAAAAATGATGGGGTTTGTGAATTTGGATGGGGGGAAaataacatctttattttaatatttgggctttcttgttatctttttttttttatctatgccttccaaattagaatcaatactaaatatcagttctaggCAGAAGAGCGTTAAGGGCAAATAGGGTCAAGTTACTTGCCAGGTcaagttacacagctagaaagtgtctaaagtcaggtttgaacccaggatctcccatccttaagcctggctctctatccactatgtaaTCCTATTGAATGCTTTTAAGTGTCTTGAGAAGGGATATGTAGGCTTCATCAAATTGCCCAAGGGATCCAGGATACACAAAAGATTAGGAACCCCTGGATTAAAGGATCAATTAAGGTTTTTTCTAACTAATTTTCTATTTCTGGAGGTCCTCACATTTGGCTTTATGTGTTCTGGCTTCTatgtttttaacattttgagttctatAATTCTAGCATCAGTGCCAGTGGCTATTATGAAAATGCCAGAACCAGAAACTACCTGACACATTCTTTAAGTTCCCtggctccttttacagatgaggaaatggaagaccAGAAACAAGAGGAATTGAATTGCTCTAAATTAGAACCCAAGAGTACTGAACCCAATAACTCCAGGGCTTTATTTCCTCACAGTCAATGGAAAGACCAGGAAGTTGAGTTGGAAAAGATGAGAGGTAGGGCTTGGAGCAGGACTCAGCTACTTGGCAATGGAAGTAACCTCCAAGGGCAATCAGTCGGgccacaaacatttactaaatacttgCTGTGTGCTCAGTACTATGAATGCAGAAtccaaaatgaaacaatcccagcccttaaggaacttatattctccAAGGAGAGAAGACATGCAGAATTTTATCTTGTAGTGCTGCTATACTGAAGACCACTAAGCCTTTCCATCTGTTGTATAGCTGAACCTCCTCTAGGGTTGTACTCCCCACCAATGTGTGAGCTCTCTGCATCTATCTGCAGTTTTTAGCACAATACTTGACACAGACATGTTAAATACCTTTTCCTTCCTGATGAGTGGTCTTTCATCCTAGGCTAGGCTTAATTACCTCAAAATGAAGGAGAAAGCAGTCTGCTTCATGTTTGGACGGTCCTACTTCTTAAGACTTGTTACTGGAGCTGAAATTAGCTCCTGTGTGTCCCATCCctacttttctcttctctggatcCAAGCAGAGCAAGTAACAGAAATTAACTTGTTTCAAAAGAAATGAGCTTCTCTTAATTAGTATTCATGGAACATTGTAGGTGGGGGGAATAGGCCATTTTGGGAGAAGCAAACCTCAAAGGGTATATATGGGATTTTGATGTGAGATGAGTTTCCTGTTCAAGGAGTATGGTGGTAATCTTCAGTGTGCCAAAAGGTCTTTTGGTTCACTTGTTGGTGTTTGCTCCAGCA
It includes:
- the KTI12 gene encoding protein KTI12 homolog: MPLVVLCGLPDSGRSRRADELRTALEAEGRPVTVVRDADVLGPDGPAALLEAYTDPSREKALRAALKASVERGLGPRSVVLLDSLNYIKGFRYELYCLARAARTPLCLLYTLRPQPRALGSGDSSPAQARSPTLSWRPGAAALDSLEESLDQGPEPQTKGVEATQRRKALGPEERLGHGVVGDGTADVWELEQIGGPGTPEPGSQEAAPDPCFPPELLDALAQRFEAPDSRNRWDRPLFTVVGLEDPLPLAQIRAALFESQVPAPHQATQSQPLSSTNFLHQLDQVTSQVLAALIEAQKTAVPGDWLTMPGTTERLLFTRPLSMAELSRLRRQFISYTKMHPNKENLPQLANMFLQYLGQSLH